GCTAATTACCTCAAGCATCGGGCGGATGTTAGCACTAAATTGTTCAAATTTTGTGAGCGACTCTTACAGATTGGTTAGCCGGCGCGCCATCCTTGTCGATTCCGCGGGCGCTGCACCAGGAATCGAGCGCCTGACGGGTTGCGGCAACGTCGTGGACGCGCTGGATCTGGACGCCCTCGGCGGCCGCCGCCAGCGCCATGCCGAGCGAGCCGAAAACCCGCGCCTTGGCGCGGGCGACGCCGGTGACGTGGCCGACAAAGCCCTTGCGCGAGGCGCCGACAAGGAGCGGCACGCCGAGGCCGTGATAGAGTGCAAGAGCCTCCATGATCTGCAGATTGTGGGCGAAGGTCTTGCCGAAGCCGATGCCGGGATCGACGGCGAGCCGCGCGCGCGCAATTCCGGCCGCCTCGGCCGCGGCGAGACGCTCGGCGAGCGCGTCATAGACCTCGATGACCACGGCGCGGTAGCTGGGCGTCTCCTGCATGGTCTTGGGCTCGCCCTTGCAGTGCATGAGCACCACATGGGCGTTCGAGGCGGCGGCGGCGGCAAGACTGTCCGGGTCATGGGTCAGGGCCGAAACGTCGTTGATGATCGCGGCGCCGCGCGTGGTCGCTTCGCCCATCAGCGCCGCCTTGCGGGTGTCCACGGACAGCG
This genomic window from Hyphomicrobiales bacterium contains:
- the folP gene encoding dihydropteroate synthase, giving the protein MRQGLYLRPVGLIAGDFARRLVAEKVALWLAGGPLAFAGAMVIEGKPGAAQSRYLDAARLSEAGDPDLTAVLDRITAPRGAFAGLSLDRPLLMGIVNVTPDSFSDGGAFAGPEEAVAYCRRLIAEGADILDIGGESTRPGSDTVALSLERERVMPVIEAMAGCGVPLSVDTRKAALMGEATTRGAAIINDVSALTHDPDSLAAAAASNAHVVLMHCKGEPKTMQETPSYRAVVIEVYDALAERLAAAEAAGIARARLAVDPGIGFGKTFAHNLQIMEALALYHGLGVPLLVGASRKGFVGHVTGVARAKARVFGSLGMALAAAAEGVQIQRVHDVAATRQALDSWCSARGIDKDGAPANQSVRVAHKI